A part of Aegilops tauschii subsp. strangulata cultivar AL8/78 chromosome 2, Aet v6.0, whole genome shotgun sequence genomic DNA contains:
- the LOC109736632 gene encoding UDP-rhamnose/UDP-galactose transporter 2, which translates to MEPAEKKPPAVSDLGAWGMNVVSSVGLIMANKQLMSSAGYAFSFATTLTGFHFTVTALVGWISKATGYSASKHVPLWELVWFSLVANASITGMNLSLMLNSVGFYQISKLSMIPVVCLMEWVLNSKHYTTKVISAVVVVAAGVGICTVTDVEVNAKGFICACVAVFCTSLQQITIGSFQKKYNIGSFELLSKTAPIQAVSLIILGPFVDYYLNGRWLLNYSFSTGATFFILLSCSLAVFCNMSQYLCIGRFSATSFQVLGHMKTVCVLILGWVLFDSALTIKNILGMLLAIMGMVVYSWAMESEKKATSAIPRNKSDMLDGEDVPLKSRTSGIPLSSDDLEEGPMKS; encoded by the exons ATGGAGCCGGCCGAGAAGAAGCCGCCGGCGGTGTCCGACCTCGGCGCCTGGGGGATGAACGTCGTCAGCTCCGTCGGCCTCATCATGGCCAACAAGCAGCTCATGTCCTCCGCCGGCTACGCCTTCTCCTTCG CCACCACGTTGACCGGGTTCCACTTCACCGTCACGGCGCTCGTCGGATGGATTTCCAAGGCCACCGGCTACTCCGCCTCCAAGCACGTCCCCCTCTGGGAGCTCGTCTGGTTCTCGCTCGTCGCCAACGCCTCCATCACCGGGATGAACCTCAGCCTCATGCTCAACTCTGTCGGGTTCTATCAG ATCTCCAAATTGAGCATGATTCCGGTGGTTTGCTTGATGGAATGGGTACTCAACAGCAAGCACTACACAACCAAGGTTATATCAGCAGTGGTTGTCGTCGCAGCGGGCGTCGGGATTTGCACCGTCACCGATGTGGAGGTCAATGCTAAGGGCTTCATTTGTGCTTGCGTGGCTGTGTTCTGCACGTCGCTGCAACAGATT ACAATTGGCTCCTTTCAGAAGAAGTACAACATTGGGTCATTTGAGCTGCTGAGCAAAACTGCACCAATACAGGCAGTGTCACTTATTATACTGGGTCCCTTTGTGGATTACTACCTAAATGGGCGTTGGCTATTGAACTACAGTTTTTCAACAGGGGCAACT TTCTTCATACTGCTTTCATGCTCCTTGGCTGTCTTCTGCAACATGAGCCAGTATCTCTGCATCGGGCGGTTCTCTGCAACCTCTTTCCAGGTCCTGGGCCACATGAAAACGGTGTGCGTGCTGATCCTCGGCTGGGTTCTGTTCGACTCGGCTCTCACCATCAAGAACATACTCGGGATGCTGCTCGCCATCATGGGCATGGTGGTCTATAGCTGGGCCATGGAGTCTGAGAAGAAGGCCACCTCGGCGATCCCGCGGAACAAGAGCGACATGCTGGACGGGGAGGACGTGCCCCTCAAGTCGAGAACGAGCGGCATTCCGCTGTCCTCTGATGACCTCGAGGAAGGCCCGATGAAGAGCTAG